A window of Theropithecus gelada isolate Dixy chromosome 14, Tgel_1.0, whole genome shotgun sequence contains these coding sequences:
- the RELT gene encoding tumor necrosis factor receptor superfamily member 19L — translation MKPSLLCRPLSCFLMLLPWPLATLTSTTLWQCPPGEEPDLNPGQGTLCRPCPPGTFSATWGSSPCQPHARCSLQRRLEAQVGTATQDTLCGDCWPGWFGPWGVPRVPCQPCSWAPLGIHGCDEWGRRARRGVEVAAGASSGGETRQPGNGTRAGGPEETAAQYAVIAIVPVFCLMGLLGILVCNLLKRKGYHCTAHKEVGPGPGGGGSGINPAYRTEDVNEDTIGVLVRLITEKKENAAALEELLKEYHSKQLVQTSHRPVSKLPPAPPNVPHICPHRHHLHTVQGLASLSGPCCSRCSQKKWPEVLLSPEAVAATTSAPSFLPNPTRVPKAGAKAGRQGEITILSVGRFRVARIPEQRTSSVVSEVKTITGAGPSAGDLPDSPQPGLPAEQQALLGSGGSHTKWLKPPAENKTEENRYVVRLSESNLVI, via the exons ATGAAGCCAAGTCTGCTGTGCCGGCCCCTGTCCTGCTTCCTTATG CTGCTGCCCTGGCCTCTGGCCACCCTGACATCAACAACCCTTTGGCAGTGCCCACCTGGAGAGGAGCCTGACCTG AACCCAGGTCAGGGCACATTATGCAGGCCCTGCCCCCCAGGCACCTTCTCAGCTACATGGGGCTCCAGCCCATGTCAGCCCCATGCCCGCTGCAGCCTTCAGAGGAGgctggaggcccaggtgggcacgGCAACTCAAGATACACTCTGTGGAGACTGCTGGCCTGG GTGGTTTGGGCCTTGGGGGGTTCCCCGTGTTCCATGTCAACCGTGTTCCTGGGCACCTCTGGGTATTCACGGCTGTGATG AGTGGGGTCGGCGGGCCCGACGTGGCGTGGAGGTGGCAGCAGGGGCCAGCAGCGGTGGTGAGACACGGCAGCCTGGGAATGGCACCCGGGCAGGTGGCCCAGAGGAGACGGCCGCCCAGTACGCGGTCATCGCCATCGTGCCTGTCTTCTGCCTCATGGGGCTGTTGGGCATCCTGGTGTGCAACCTCCTCAAGCGGAAGGGCTACCACTGCACGGCGCACAAGGAGGTCGGGCCcggccctggaggtggaggcagtg GAATCAACCCTGCCTACCGGACTGAGGATGTCAATGAGGACACCATTGGGGTCCTGGTGCGCCTGATCACAGAGAAGAAAG AGAATGCTGCGGCCCTGGAGGAGCTGCTGAAAGAGTACCACAGCAAACAGCTGGTGCAGACGAGCCACAGGCCTGTGTCCAA GCTGCCGCCAGCGCCCCCGAACGTGCCGCACATCTGCCCGCACCGCCACCACCTTCACACCGTGCAGGGCCTGGCCTCGCTCTCTGGCCCCTGCTGCTCCCGTTGTAGCCAGAAGAAGTGGCCTGAGGTGCTGCTGTCCCCTGAGGCTGTAGCTGCCACTACTTCTGCTCCCAGCTTTCTGCCTAACCCGACCAGGGTTCCCAAGGCCGGGGCCAAGGCAGGGCGCCAGGGCGAGATCACCATCTTATCTGTGGGCAG GTTCCGCGTGGCTCGAATTCCTGAGCAACGGACAAGTTCAGTGGTGTCTGAGGTGAAGACCATCACGGGGGCTGGGCCCTCGGCGGGTGATCTCCCTGACTCCCCACAACCTGGCCTCCCTGCTGAGCAGCAGGCACTGCTAGGAAGTGGCGGAAGCCATACTAAGTGGCTGAAGCCCCCAGCAGAGAACAAGACCGAG GAGAACCGCTACGTGGTCCGCCTAAGTGAGAGCAACCTGGTCATCTGA